The following proteins are encoded in a genomic region of Thiomicrospira sp. R3:
- a CDS encoding zinc ribbon domain-containing protein: protein MLKVNPKHTSQTCPCCAHVAKENRLTQSKFECVECGYTENADVVGALNVLA, encoded by the coding sequence GTGTTAAAGGTTAACCCCAAACACACCTCTCAAACCTGTCCGTGTTGTGCTCATGTAGCCAAAGAAAATCGTTTAACACAATCCAAGTTTGAGTGTGTTGAATGTGGCTACACTGAAAACGCCGATGTAGTCGGTGCTTTGAATGTGTTAGCCTGA
- a CDS encoding transposase, protein MKKTIRKAFKFRLNPNSDQVQKMVEFAGVNRFVWNKALAMNLFRLEHKQPILWYSEMAFWLTLWKQSDEYGFLKTAHSQTLQQTLKNLERAFKDGFDKTQPLKRIPVFKKKGASDSFRYPQGFKLEQDTNRVFLPKIGWVKYRNSRQVIGELKNVTVSRKGKHWYVSIQTEYKADIQRHQSTSIVGIDLGVKRFVTLSDGNCIEPLNSFKQWEKKLALAQRKLARKAKFSANWKKQKQKITRAHERIASARLDFLHKSSTVICKNHAMVVVEDLKVKNMSKSAKGDITRPGWVAMC, encoded by the coding sequence ATGAAGAAAACGATACGCAAAGCCTTTAAGTTCCGACTTAACCCAAATTCTGACCAAGTACAGAAGATGGTTGAGTTTGCCGGTGTAAACCGGTTTGTGTGGAATAAAGCGTTAGCGATGAATTTATTTCGGCTTGAGCATAAGCAACCGATACTCTGGTATAGCGAGATGGCGTTTTGGCTAACACTCTGGAAGCAGTCTGACGAATACGGTTTTTTAAAAACAGCTCACTCCCAAACCCTACAGCAAACACTCAAAAATCTCGAACGTGCGTTTAAAGATGGTTTTGATAAAACCCAGCCACTAAAACGCATTCCGGTATTCAAGAAAAAAGGCGCTTCTGACAGTTTTCGCTATCCGCAGGGATTTAAACTTGAGCAAGATACCAACCGTGTATTCTTGCCAAAAATTGGCTGGGTGAAATACCGCAATTCACGCCAAGTAATCGGTGAGCTTAAGAATGTGACGGTTTCCAGAAAAGGGAAGCATTGGTATGTGTCGATACAAACTGAATATAAAGCCGATATTCAGCGCCATCAATCAACATCCATCGTGGGTATTGATCTAGGCGTTAAACGCTTTGTCACCTTATCTGACGGCAACTGCATTGAACCGTTAAACAGTTTTAAACAGTGGGAAAAGAAGTTGGCTTTAGCACAGCGTAAGCTGGCACGAAAAGCTAAGTTCTCTGCCAACTGGAAAAAGCAGAAACAAAAAATAACTCGTGCGCATGAGCGCATTGCCAGTGCCCGATTAGACTTTTTACATAAATCTTCAACCGTGATTTGCAAAAACCACGCCATGGTCGTGGTTGAGGATTTAAAGGTAAAAAACATGTCGAAATCGGCCAAGGGCGATATAACCAGGCCTGGTTGGGTGGCGATGTGTTAA
- a CDS encoding integrase core domain-containing protein, translating to MMMTQPLAPYVSQRAAADALALCRNTVRRQMRAHCYLDLLGELAITASHSRPRVSNDNPMSEAQFKTLKYQLDYPRRFDGYDHAMRWCQDYVSWYNHQHHHSSLAGFTPYQVFSGDYKQIATIRQ from the coding sequence ATGATGATGACACAGCCCTTAGCGCCTTATGTGTCACAACGTGCGGCGGCTGATGCCTTGGCGCTGTGTCGCAATACGGTGCGCCGCCAAATGAGGGCGCATTGTTATCTTGACCTACTGGGTGAGTTGGCGATTACCGCCTCTCACAGTCGTCCCAGAGTGAGTAACGACAATCCCATGAGCGAGGCGCAGTTTAAAACGCTGAAGTATCAGCTGGACTATCCGCGCCGCTTCGATGGTTATGACCATGCCATGCGCTGGTGCCAAGACTATGTGAGTTGGTATAACCATCAACATCACCACAGCAGTCTGGCAGGCTTTACGCCTTATCAAGTGTTTAGCGGTGATTACAAGCAAATCGCAACAATACGCCAGTAG
- the tnpA gene encoding IS200/IS605 family transposase, with amino-acid sequence MQVNDEIRTGRSCVFNLHAHLVFVTKYRRDVFSDRVLNDLEEIFKKVCLDFEAELVEFNGEHDHVHLLINYPPKVAISNLVNSLKGVSSRLIRKKNHPEIQKKLWGNMLWSPSYFAGSCGGAPLSIIKQYIEQQQRPH; translated from the coding sequence ATGCAAGTTAATGACGAGATAAGAACAGGCAGGAGCTGCGTTTTTAATCTTCACGCTCATTTGGTATTTGTCACAAAATACCGCAGAGATGTGTTTAGTGACAGGGTGTTAAATGATTTGGAAGAAATCTTTAAAAAAGTCTGCTTGGATTTTGAAGCGGAATTAGTGGAGTTTAATGGCGAGCATGACCACGTACATCTTTTGATTAATTACCCGCCTAAAGTAGCAATTTCTAACCTGGTGAATAGCTTGAAAGGCGTATCAAGTCGCCTTATTCGCAAAAAAAACCATCCCGAAATTCAGAAAAAACTTTGGGGGAATATGCTTTGGAGCCCCAGCTACTTTGCAGGGAGTTGTGGTGGTGCACCCTTGTCAATTATCAAGCAATATATTGAGCAACAACAACGACCACACTAA
- a CDS encoding ATP-binding protein: protein MREIFRRIIIDFQERTLRPTIKRDIAVPIHSDKIVTLIGVRRCGKTSILYKIIEELRVSVDTRNIIYINFEDDRLLGTQVGDLDDLIEGYYELYPEKRDEKVYLFIDEVQNIPQWEIFIRRIYDTLNLQIVLTGSSSKLLSSEIATSLRGRTLAYEIFPFSFKEYLRFKDISVNLDSSKSLSFIKHSFEEYLLCGGFAETINQESSLQKRILSDYVNLIIYKDLIERYGITNIALIKHLIKYAFVNMATSVSITKLYNDFKSNGFKLGKETLFDYFGYLEEAYAIFSIPIFRSSVREEQRNPKKIYAIDNGLRAVYDASFSPDYSKLYENLVFLALRSKTKEIYYVKERQEIDFYCVIEGKKQLINVSVDISNPETFEREINSLVEGMEYVGIDSSMLITKDREGSMSVGEKIVYFIPLWKWLLTHN from the coding sequence ATGAGAGAAATATTCCGTCGCATAATAATTGATTTTCAAGAACGGACATTACGGCCTACGATCAAACGCGACATTGCTGTTCCAATTCATAGCGACAAGATTGTTACTCTCATTGGTGTGCGTCGTTGCGGCAAGACATCGATTCTTTATAAAATTATTGAAGAGCTTAGAGTGAGCGTTGATACAAGAAATATCATCTATATCAACTTCGAAGATGACCGTTTGTTAGGAACTCAAGTGGGTGATTTGGATGATCTCATCGAAGGTTATTATGAGCTTTATCCAGAAAAAAGAGACGAAAAAGTTTATCTTTTTATTGATGAAGTTCAAAATATTCCTCAATGGGAAATCTTCATTCGTCGAATCTATGACACTCTCAACCTCCAAATCGTTCTCACAGGTTCCTCTTCGAAGCTTCTCAGTAGTGAAATAGCCACTTCGCTAAGAGGTCGCACACTCGCCTATGAGATATTTCCTTTCTCTTTTAAAGAGTATTTGCGCTTTAAAGATATAAGTGTCAATCTTGACTCTTCGAAATCCCTAAGCTTTATCAAGCATAGTTTCGAGGAGTATTTGCTTTGTGGCGGCTTTGCTGAAACGATAAATCAAGAGAGTTCGCTTCAAAAAAGAATATTAAGTGATTATGTCAATCTCATCATCTATAAGGATCTCATCGAGCGTTATGGGATTACCAATATCGCGCTGATTAAACATCTTATCAAATACGCGTTTGTAAATATGGCGACCTCAGTGAGCATCACGAAACTCTACAATGATTTTAAATCCAATGGCTTCAAACTTGGCAAAGAGACGCTCTTTGATTATTTCGGATATTTAGAAGAGGCATATGCGATATTTAGCATTCCTATTTTTAGAAGCTCGGTTCGAGAGGAACAGCGCAATCCAAAAAAAATCTATGCGATCGATAATGGGCTAAGAGCCGTTTATGACGCATCCTTTTCACCTGACTATTCCAAGCTTTATGAAAATCTTGTTTTTTTGGCACTAAGGTCAAAAACCAAAGAGATATACTATGTCAAAGAACGCCAAGAGATTGATTTTTATTGTGTTATTGAAGGAAAAAAGCAACTCATCAACGTGAGTGTGGATATAAGTAATCCTGAGACATTTGAAAGGGAGATCAACTCGCTTGTAGAGGGTATGGAATATGTGGGGATAGACTCAAGCATGCTTATCACTAAAGATCGCGAGGGTTCAATGAGCGTTGGCGAGAAAATTGTATATTTTATACCGCTTTGGAAATGGTTGCTTACGCACAATTAG